In Nicotiana tabacum cultivar K326 chromosome 19, ASM71507v2, whole genome shotgun sequence, one DNA window encodes the following:
- the LOC107786834 gene encoding transcription factor bHLH84-like: MVYASNPNHLKALTKSASPTPLVVSKIMEPVGAILSEGEWSSLSGTCSTEEADFMAQLFGNCPNDQLPSSSNVRLPNFWTSHDQSTMNVGGLTSQVPMYNSSDETNNSMYVFSQGSSDNSGIHFPHFHATLLTNDTSMTMEQTSVEDKMSYPSHQVPPPNNVIEADAIDFLNKEVCNESMESGENRPESDLHGKGLQLGREYDQMQVREQDHKMDSSSESSKKRSRLPAHDVPKSKRSVKPKKNMKSIADDEIGNKENNSNVLHRQSSFSCCSEDESNVSNYELYGLASSDNSKGVSAPLNSNGKSRASRGSATDPQSLYARKRRERINERLRILQSLVPNGTKVDISTMLEEAVQYVKFLQLQIKLLSSDDLWMYSPIAYNGMDLGLDLKIGTPNS, from the exons ATGGTATATGCCTCAAATCCCAACCATTTAAAAGCATTAACCAAATCAGCATCTCCAACTCCTCTAGTTGTCAGCAAAATTATGGAACCTGTGGGAGCCATATTGTCTGAAGGGGAATGGAGCTCCTTAAGTGGAACATGTTCTACTGAGGAAGCTGATTTCATGGCACAGTTGTTTGGTAACTGTCCAAATGATCAGCTACCTAGCAGTTCTAACGTTCGACTTCCCAATTTTTGGACAAGTCATGATCAATCAACCATGAACGTAGGAGGATTAACTAGCCAGGTTCCAATGTATAATTCTTCAGACGAGACTAATAATAGCATGTACGTTTTTTCACAAGGAAGTAGTGATAATAGTGGCATACATTTTCCCCATTTTCACGCGACGTTGCTGACAAATGATACTTCAATGACAATGGAACAGACTAGTGTTGAAGATAAAATGAGTTACCCTTCTCATCAGGTACCGCCTCCTAACAATGTAATCGAAGCGGATGCAATTGACTTTTTGAACAAAGAAGTATGCAATGAAAGTATGGAATCAGGTGAAAACAGGCCTGAATCTGATCTTCATGGAAAAGGCTTGCAACTAGGAAGAGAATATGATCAAATGCAAGTTCGCGAACAAGATCATAAAATGGACAGTTCATCTGAAAGCTCTAAGAAAAGATCCCGGTTGCCTGCTCATGAT GTGCCTAAGAGCAAGAGAAGCGTAAAGCCAAAGAAGAATATGAAGAGTATTGCTGATGATGAGAttggaaataaggaaaacaataGTAATGTGCTTCACAGGCAGAGCTCATTTAGTTGCTGCTCAGAAGATGAATCTAATGTTTCTAATTATGAGTTATATGGATTGGCTTCGAGCGATAACTCAAAAGGAGTTTCTGCGCCCCTCAACTCAAATGGAAAATCCAGAGCCAGTAGGGGCTCAGCAACTGATCCCCAGAGTCTGTATGCAAGG aaaagaagagagagaattAATGAGAGATTGAGGATCTTGCAGAGTCTCGTCCCTAACGGAACAAAG GTTGATATTAGCACTATGCTTGAAGAGGCAGTCCAGTATGTCAAATTTTTGCAACTCCAAATCAAG CTCTTGAGCTCTGATGATCTATGGATGTATTCTCCCATTGCATACAATGGAATGGACCTTGGACTTGACCTGAAGATTGGCACTCCAAATTCATAA
- the LOC107786836 gene encoding vacuolar-sorting receptor 3-like translates to MGVSKTWKATNFLGFLWLNLLFQSVVGRFVVEKNSLRVVSPDDIKGTYDSAIGNFGIPQYGGSLPGTVVYPKGNQKGCRNFDDSGISFKSKSGAMPTFVLVDRGDCFFALKVWNAQNAGAAAVLVADDVDERLITMDTPEADGSSAKYIENITIPSALIEKSFAEKLKKAVNAGEMVNVNLDWREAVPHPDDRVEYELWTSSNDECGFKCDMLMKYVKDFKGAAQILEKGGYTQFTPHYITWYCPQAFTVSKQCKSQCINHGRYCAPDPEQDFSTGYEGKDVVIENLRQLCVFKVANETKKPWVWWDYVTDFQIRCPMKEKKYNKECADAVIKSLGLDLRKIEKCMGDPNADEDNPVLKEEQDAQVGKGTRGDVTILPTLVVNNRQYRGKLEKGAVLKAICAGFEETTEPAVCLSDDVETNECRDNNGGCWQDKAANITACKDTFRGRVCECPVVDGVQFKGDGYSSCTASGPGRCKLNNGGCWHDTRDGHTYSACVDNEEGKCSCPPGFKGDGFKSCEDVDECKDKKACQCPECSCKNTWGSYECSCSGDLLYIRDHDTCISKRAREVKSAWAAVWAILIGLAMAGGGAYLVYKYRLRSYMDSEIRAIMAQYMPLDSQNEVPNHVSDERA, encoded by the exons ATGGGGGTTTCTAAAACTTGGAAAGCTACAAACTTTCTAGGGTTTCTATGGCTGAACTTATTATTCCAATCAGTAGTGGGTCGTTTCGTGGTGGAGAAAAACAGCTTAAGGGTTGTTTCACCTGATGATATTAAAGGCACTTACGATAGTGCAATTGGCAACTTTGGGATTCCACAATATGGAGGTAGTCTTCCCGGTACTGTGGTTTATCCAAAGGGAAACCAAAAGGGTTGTCGAAACTTTGATGATTCTGGGATTTCTTTTAAGTCAAAATCTGGTGCTATGCCCACCTTTGTTCTCGTCGATCGTGGAG ATTGCTTCTTCGCTCTGAAGGTCTGGAATGCCCAAAATGCGGGCGCCGCTGCAGTTCTAGTTGCAGATGATGTTGATGAAAGGCTGATAACCATGGACACACCTGAAGCGGATGGTTCTTCTGCAAAATACATTGAGAACATAACAATACCATCTGCCCTCATTGAGAAAAGCTTTGCAGAGAAGTTGAAGAAAGCTGTGAATGCAGGAGAAATGGTTAATGTGAATCTTGATTGGAGAGAAGCTGTGCCCCACCCAGATGACCGTGTGGAGTATGAGCTGTGGACAAGTAGCAATGATGAATGTGGGTTCAAATGTGACATGTTGATGAAATATGTCAAAGATTTTAAAGGTGCAGCACAAATTCTTGAGAAAGGTGGATACACTCAATTCACACCCCATTATATTACTTGGTATTGCCCTCAGGCATTCACTGTAAGCAAGCAGTGCAAGTCTCAATGTATCAACCATGGAAGATATTGTGCTCCTGATCCTGAACAAGATTTCAGCACTGGATATGAAGGGAAGGACGTTGTTATTGAGAACTTGAGGCAGCTGTGTGTTTTTAAAGTGGCCAATGAGACAAAGAAGCCATGGGTGTGGTGGGATTATGTGACTGATTTTCAGATTCGATGTCCCATGAAGGAGAAAAAATATAACAAGGAATGTGCTGATGCTGTTATTAAGTCTTTAG GTCTTGATTTAAGAAAGATTGAGAAGTGTATGGgagaccctaatgctgacgagGACAACCCTGTTCTGAAAGAAGAGCAAGATGCTCAA GTTGGTAAAGGAACAAGAGGTGATGTCACCATATTACCTACTCTTGTTGTCAACAATCGACAATATCGAG GAAAATTGGAGAAAGGGGCTGTTTTAAAGGCTATTTGTGCTGGTTTTGAGGAGACTACTGAGCCTGCAGTTTGTTTGAGCGATG ACGTGGAGACAAATGAGTGTCGGGATAATAATGGTGGCTGCTGGCAAGACAAGGCTGCTAATATCACTGCCTGCAAG GATACATTTCGTGGTAGAGTTTGTGAATGCCCCGTGGTTGATGGTGTGCAGTTTAAGGGAGATGGTTATAGCTCTTGTACAG CAAGTGGACCTGGGCGATGCAAACTCAACAATGGAGGCTGTTGGCATGACACTCGAGATGGTCATACTTACTCTGCTTGTGTG GATAACGAGGAGGGGAAATGCTCTTGTCCTCCAGGATTTAAAGGTGATGGTTTTAAAAGTTGCGAAG ATGTTGATGAATGTAAAGATAAGAAAGCATGTCAATGCCCAGAATGCAGCTGCAAGAATACATGGGGCAGTTATGAGTGCAGTTGTAGTGGGGACCTACTGTACATTAGAGACCATGATACCTGCATAA GCAAGAGAGCTAGAGAAGTCAAATCGGCATGGGCCGCAGTTTGGGCCATTTTGATTGGATTGGCTATGGCTGGTGGTGGTGCATATCTTGTATACAAATACAGATTAAGG TCATACATGGATTCAGAGATCAGGGCTATTATGGCACAATATATGCCGCTAGACAGCCAAAACGAAGTCCCAAATCATGTCAGTGATGAACGTGCTTGA
- the LOC107786835 gene encoding uncharacterized protein LOC107786835, protein MANLKSGVLVKLLEDMKIGNENATLEDQNKPALLQIRSIIPVLEEGNLLPNRGFCLKISDASHAIYVTLPQDQNELILGNNLKLGQFIYVHKLEDAQPFPLLKDLTPLPGRRPCDGTPEDTGSVPNFEKILDSSNYDFIVEKGVISEEKIMEISSNLRRLSLESSDDIEEVKKKSDVLENSTAKGKFRSLSASKTRPGNKRFDVERRNSDVLGLVSRSRRMSVDNDSDTDSTVSSVSSSIWNSKRKSWNELKKLGADEIFDSSVVKHNIRPPRCRSATVSPVRSVKYDSSDDNSSSISRRRLVGSAKKIVKSSTKNKNSLSKVNSEQAFHPIKRLVYDRQGAESGISWDSLPSSLVNLGKEVIKQRDIALFAAADALQEACAAERLLNSLSKFSEFHLPEEDDLQRHVDMFLDLQDDMAQTRLITKSLTNISPLGLKETDSSSTISDNEALTIAVQRKKNAAAWIKSVVALDLSPCSTSLNQIPNTMTVVNTLKKSSTSNHSAKQKGANIMKTDNRNTDDISFVLASNSDTHSEWTSGSTIPAATRLASALQDECRKMFLCFIEKYINELERKMSLMVSDNQVAAMMYKVKRVNDWLDVIINKEGNPQKDASKEGSNLDETEIEACNRVRNKIYGILLKNVERTAMAFESSNATLHR, encoded by the exons ATGGCGAATTTGAAATCTGGGGTTCTTGTAAAATTACTTGAAGATATGAAAATTGGTAATGAAAATGCCACGTTAGAAGATCAAAATAAGCCAGCATTGTTACAAATCAGAAGCATAATCCCTGTCCTTGAAGAAGGTAATTTATTGCCCAATAGGGGATTTTGCCTCAAGATTTCAGATGCATCACACGCAATTTATGTCACATTGCCCCAAgaccaaaatgagctaattttaGGCAACAATTTAAAACTAGGACAATTCATTTATGTACATAAATTGGAGGATGCACAACCATTTCCATTGCTCAAAGATTTAACGCCTCTCCCTGGTAGGCGTCCGTGTGATGGAACCCCTGAAGATACTGGCTCGGTTCCAAATTTTGAGAAGATTCTTGATTCATCCAATTATGATTTTATTGTTGAAAAGGGTGTCATTTCTGAAGAAAAGATTATGGAAATATCATCAAATTTAAGAAGATTATCTTTAGAGTCATCTGATGATATAGAGGAAGTGAAGAAGAAAAGTGATGTTCTTGAGAATAGTACTGCTAAAGGCAAGTTTAGGTCATTGAGTGCTTCAAAAACTCGTCCAGGAAATAAAAGATTTGATGTTGAGAGAAGAAATTCTGATGTTCTGGGGTTAGTTAGTAGGAGTAGGAGAATGTCTGTTGACAATGATAGTGATACGGATAGCACGGTATCTTCAGTTTCATCATCCATCTGGAATTCTAAGAGGAAAAGTTGGAATGAGTTAAAAAAATTGGGTGCTGATGAGATTTTTGATTCTTCAGTTGTCAAACACAATATCAGACCACCACGTTGTCGTAGTGCAACT GTTTCACCTGTTCGTTCTGTCAAATACGACAGCTCAGATGACAATTCAAGTTCAATATCAAGAAGAAGGCTTGTTGGTTCTGCAAAGAAAATAGTCAAGAGTTCAACTAAGAACAAGAATTCTTTGTCAAAGGTAAACTCTGAACAAGCCTTCCATCCAATTAAACGTTTAGTATATGACAGACAAGGCGCAGAAAGTGGGATTTCATGGGATTCACTGCCCTCAAGTTTGGTGAACCTTGGCAAG GAGGTAATAAAGCAAAGAGACATTGCTCTCTTTGCAGCTGCAGATGCTTTGCAAGAAGCTTGTGCAGCTGAGAGGTTGCTCAATTCATTAAG CAAATTCTCGGAGTTTCATTTACCTGAAGAAGATGATCTACAACGTCATGTTGATATGTTTTTGGATCTTCAAGATGATATGGCTCAGACAAGACTAATAACGAAATCACTGACAAATATAAGTCCACTTGGACTAAAAGAAACAGATTCAAGTAGCACAATTTCAGATAATGAAGCATTGACTATTGCGgtgcaaagaaagaaaaatgcagCTGCATGGATAAAATCTGTTGTGGCTTTAGATCTTTCACCATGCTCCACTTCCCTCAATCAAATTCCTAACACTATGACCGTCGTCAATACATTGAAGAAGTCAAGTACATCGAATCACAGTGCAAAACAAAAAGGCGCAAACATCATGAAAACTGACAATAGaaacactgatgacatttctttTGTATTGGCATCTAACAGTGACACACATTCTGAATGGACCAGTGGTAGCACTATCCCTGCAGCTACTCGCCTAGCTTCTGCATTGCAGGACGAGTGTAGAAAAATGTTTTTGTGTTTCATAGAGAAGTACATTAATGAACTTGAAAGAAAAATGTCTCTTATGGTATCAGATaaccaagtagcagcaatgatgtATAAGGTCAAGAGAGTAAATGACTGGTTAGATGTGATCATCAACAAGGAAGGAAATCCTCAAAAAGATGCGAGCAAAGAAGGTTCGAACTTAGATGAAACAGAAATTGAAGCATGTAATAGGGTGAGGAACAAAATATATGGTATCTTACTGAAGAATGTGGAGAGGACTGCTATGGCTTTTGAAAGCAGCAATGCAACGTTACATCGTTGA